In the Pirellulaceae bacterium genome, one interval contains:
- a CDS encoding DUF1592 domain-containing protein, which translates to MLNNKITKMVVLLSLIAGIRASSCRADDREQSQQFFGTFCVSCHGQETSEAGLRLDQIDLQRWEDASLLEGVYTAIESGEMPPEEAAKHPEADQARALQKVLRNQLHVLAEKQKPGMLKRLNRVEYQNTVNDVFGTDFSLLDQLPLDNIDAGFDNNADNLHMSVVDMETYFNVANRIAETIVSDKPTPRVVVYSTKNTDIDSLSHKDDTNGFAPSLERDSRPLVFASPANQIKINPSVRTNGVYRIVPQGFYITAQFVPGSRNEERLPAVMDVSDNDIDGTPSGGHSMSYFLRKNSGVGQSIVTVIPKNAAWQDFDLREGFTTRLSSDDTIVLRCNSVQRGGAQRMFCIEEATITGPVYEFWPPQTPFYKTYCKEIDASADYESCRPILKRLAQKLFRRPVSDAEMQQVDVHAKKEFALGRSIYSGLQAGIRGMLCSPNFLYKQEGASGPLDEHAIAARMSYFLWNSLPDETLFELARQGKLKDPEVRREQTIRMLQDARADRFAEDYVHQWLDLEKLKIIEPDVNIFTVDEFDLVRDQIKEEPVEFFKEVLSGNLSLLNFIDSDFVMITPELNYIYRIEGHPVAQPSKRAGASKISPVDYRPKEITSEFSKVILGDNDRYRGGLLSQAGFMLMTTNNGQYTNPFYRGAWVLRSFYGDHLETPANLEIAALRPPTQTETIKQTIDAHRENVSCNSCHKKMDPLGIALENFDVIGRWRDQYADVSNYSAASKNDGNETERFPVDTRTVHMDGRAFEGPQGLKTILLEDEDKFSRTFVENMLSYAMARQLTFRDRENLDSLYKQSADTDFRLRDILLAIVSSDCFIRR; encoded by the coding sequence ATGTTGAATAACAAGATCACGAAAATGGTTGTTTTGCTGTCGCTGATTGCAGGAATTCGTGCTTCGAGTTGTCGTGCGGATGATCGTGAGCAATCACAGCAGTTCTTCGGCACCTTTTGTGTCTCCTGCCATGGCCAGGAAACGTCGGAAGCCGGCCTTCGCCTGGATCAAATTGACTTGCAGCGATGGGAAGACGCAAGTCTGCTGGAAGGTGTTTACACGGCGATCGAGAGTGGTGAGATGCCGCCGGAAGAGGCGGCGAAACATCCAGAAGCCGACCAGGCCAGGGCTCTGCAGAAGGTTTTACGCAATCAACTGCACGTGCTTGCGGAAAAGCAAAAACCGGGAATGCTGAAACGGTTAAATCGGGTTGAGTATCAAAACACCGTCAACGATGTCTTTGGCACAGACTTCTCTCTGCTCGACCAACTGCCACTCGACAACATCGACGCTGGCTTTGATAACAATGCCGACAACTTGCACATGTCCGTTGTTGATATGGAGACATACTTCAATGTTGCAAACCGGATCGCCGAGACTATCGTCAGCGACAAACCTACTCCACGCGTCGTTGTCTACTCAACGAAGAACACAGATATTGATTCGCTCAGTCACAAAGACGATACGAATGGGTTTGCCCCATCCCTTGAACGGGATTCGCGCCCGCTGGTTTTTGCGTCTCCCGCCAACCAAATAAAAATCAATCCGTCAGTCAGGACGAACGGTGTCTATCGGATTGTTCCACAAGGATTCTATATCACGGCTCAGTTTGTTCCCGGCAGCCGTAATGAAGAAAGATTGCCTGCGGTCATGGACGTTTCAGATAACGATATCGACGGTACGCCATCAGGTGGCCATTCGATGAGCTACTTCCTGCGAAAGAACTCGGGAGTAGGACAAAGCATTGTTACTGTGATTCCAAAAAATGCTGCCTGGCAGGACTTCGATCTTAGGGAAGGGTTCACGACGCGGCTTTCCTCCGATGACACGATCGTTCTGAGATGCAATTCGGTCCAACGGGGCGGGGCTCAGCGGATGTTTTGCATTGAGGAAGCGACCATCACGGGGCCAGTGTACGAGTTCTGGCCACCGCAGACGCCTTTCTACAAAACCTATTGCAAAGAGATCGATGCTTCTGCTGACTATGAGTCATGCCGGCCCATTCTGAAGCGGCTTGCACAAAAACTGTTTCGTCGTCCGGTCTCTGACGCTGAGATGCAGCAAGTCGATGTCCATGCGAAGAAAGAGTTCGCCCTGGGTCGAAGCATCTACTCCGGCCTACAAGCAGGCATTCGCGGAATGTTATGTTCCCCGAATTTCCTTTATAAGCAGGAAGGTGCGTCGGGGCCGCTGGATGAACACGCGATCGCTGCACGTATGTCGTATTTCCTGTGGAACTCCTTGCCCGACGAGACGCTTTTCGAATTGGCGAGGCAGGGAAAGCTGAAGGATCCCGAAGTTCGACGCGAGCAGACGATCCGAATGCTGCAGGACGCAAGAGCTGATCGGTTTGCCGAAGACTATGTTCATCAATGGCTCGATCTTGAAAAGCTCAAGATCATCGAACCGGACGTGAACATTTTCACGGTTGATGAATTTGACCTTGTCCGAGATCAGATCAAAGAAGAACCGGTGGAGTTTTTCAAGGAAGTGCTGTCAGGCAATCTGAGCCTGCTGAACTTTATCGATTCCGATTTTGTAATGATCACACCGGAGCTGAACTACATTTATCGGATCGAAGGTCACCCGGTCGCGCAGCCGAGCAAGAGAGCTGGAGCAAGTAAAATATCACCGGTCGACTACAGGCCCAAAGAGATTACTTCGGAATTTTCCAAGGTGATACTTGGCGATAACGATCGATATCGCGGAGGCCTTCTTTCACAGGCCGGATTCATGCTGATGACGACTAACAACGGGCAATACACCAATCCGTTTTATCGTGGCGCGTGGGTACTGAGAAGCTTCTACGGTGATCATCTGGAGACACCAGCAAACCTGGAAATCGCAGCACTCAGACCACCGACGCAAACGGAGACGATCAAACAGACGATCGATGCGCATCGAGAGAACGTCAGCTGCAATAGCTGCCACAAGAAGATGGATCCCCTCGGGATTGCTTTGGAGAACTTCGACGTCATCGGACGCTGGCGGGACCAGTACGCTGACGTGAGCAACTATTCCGCCGCGAGCAAGAACGACGGCAATGAAACCGAACGCTTTCCTGTGGATACGAGAACCGTTCATATGGACGGCCGAGCCTTCGAGGGTCCACAAGGTCTGAAAACCATCTTGCTGGAAGATGAAGACAAGTTTTCCCGAACGTTCGTGGAGAACATGCTGTCCTATGCAATGGCACGCCAGCTCACTTTTCGCGATCGCGAAAACCTTGACTCGCTCTACAAGCAGTCCGCTGATACCGATTTCCGACTGCGCGACATTCTCTTAGCGATCGTCTCGTCAGACTGTTTCATCAGACGGTAA
- a CDS encoding DUF1552 domain-containing protein, which yields MKRREILKSAGCVLFLPALESFGQNRSAPEQAEAKRLFCVSMGYGFFTDVLPQTDGADYTFSEHMEPLKKHRDHFTLYSKMKFGGDHVRDHKCFVGNTTTNPDSLDQIVADHIGHLTRVRNVVTFISHAHHHIVASWRNRLPVTPIQSTRLLFETLFAKTDRKTEERLLAHKKSVLDGSLEEAKALMTRVSGRDRQRLEEDFAALRDSVQELKTSIEWLSNPRQDVEFPVAPQFENNFLATDVDKKRFLENPRQIQRGIAFDMIYKAFRFDITRVVNFYMVGLDNDHHITTHNVPKTADARTSLTKYDSSFFSLLSNFYDKLASTKGEFDGTLMDETVTVATGNNSVSQRMGPHNGNEIPVFVAGGQFENHGGHIMRKGETTCDIYLSILQKFGIQREQFGNSKKIIQL from the coding sequence ATGAAACGTCGTGAGATTCTAAAGTCAGCTGGCTGTGTGCTGTTCCTGCCGGCACTGGAGAGCTTTGGGCAGAATCGCTCCGCCCCGGAACAAGCTGAAGCCAAACGGCTTTTCTGTGTCAGCATGGGCTACGGTTTTTTCACGGACGTGCTGCCGCAAACCGATGGTGCCGACTACACATTCAGCGAACACATGGAGCCTTTGAAAAAGCACAGAGACCATTTCACGCTCTACTCGAAAATGAAGTTCGGCGGAGACCATGTCCGCGACCACAAATGCTTTGTCGGAAATACCACAACGAACCCGGACTCACTGGACCAGATTGTTGCGGACCACATTGGCCACTTAACCCGCGTTAGAAATGTTGTCACTTTCATCAGCCATGCTCATCACCACATCGTTGCATCGTGGCGGAACAGGCTGCCTGTAACGCCGATTCAATCAACGAGGCTGCTCTTCGAAACTCTCTTTGCCAAGACCGACAGAAAAACCGAGGAACGACTACTGGCCCACAAAAAGAGTGTCCTTGACGGTTCTCTCGAAGAAGCGAAAGCTCTGATGACGCGCGTGTCGGGCCGAGACCGCCAGCGACTGGAGGAGGATTTCGCGGCGTTGCGTGACTCGGTACAGGAACTCAAGACATCGATCGAGTGGCTCAGTAATCCTCGCCAGGATGTCGAATTCCCGGTCGCACCTCAATTCGAGAATAACTTCCTTGCTACCGACGTTGACAAGAAACGATTCCTGGAAAACCCACGTCAGATTCAACGCGGCATTGCATTCGACATGATCTACAAGGCCTTCAGGTTCGATATCACGCGCGTGGTCAATTTCTATATGGTGGGGCTCGATAATGACCATCACATCACGACGCACAACGTGCCAAAAACCGCGGACGCACGCACCAGCCTGACGAAGTATGACTCATCGTTCTTTTCACTGCTGTCCAACTTCTACGATAAGCTCGCCAGTACAAAAGGTGAGTTCGACGGAACCCTGATGGATGAGACCGTCACCGTCGCCACAGGTAACAACAGTGTGAGTCAGAGAATGGGGCCTCATAACGGGAACGAAATTCCTGTGTTCGTCGCGGGCGGACAGTTCGAGAATCACGGTGGCCATATCATGCGTAAGGGCGAGACAACCTGCGATATCTACCTGTCGATACTTCAGAAATTCGGTATCCAGCGAGAACAGTTCGGCAATAGCAAGAAGATCATTCAGCTGTAA